A DNA window from Salvelinus sp. IW2-2015 linkage group LG4q.1:29, ASM291031v2, whole genome shotgun sequence contains the following coding sequences:
- the ssna1 gene encoding microtubule nucleation factor SSNA1 → MTQQGAALQTYNNELVKCIEELCSKRDELNRQIQLEEEEKGRLQHDIRVLTEKLSRVNESLARRLTARADFDRTIAETEAAYMKILESSQTLLSVLKKEAGNLGKATEPRGKDH, encoded by the exons ATGACCCAACAAGGAGCAGCGCTACAAACCTACAACAATGAGCTTGTCAAGT GTATCGAGGAGCTGTGCTCTAAGAGGGATGAGTTGAACCGTCAGAtacagctggaggaggaggagaagggtcgTCTACAACACGACATTCGTGTCCTCACTGAGAAGCTAAGCCGCGTCAATGAGAGCTTGGCCAGACGACTCACCGCCCGCGCTGACTTTGACCGCACCATCGCTGAGACTGAGGCTGCCTATATGAAG ATTCTGGAGAGCTCTCAGACACTGTTGAGTGTACTAAAGAAGGAAGCGGGAAATCTCGGCAAAGCCACTGAACCCAGAGGGAAAGATCACTGA